In Bombina bombina isolate aBomBom1 unplaced genomic scaffold, aBomBom1.pri scaffold_1340, whole genome shotgun sequence, the genomic window gaagatcccattgaaaagataggctacgcaaatggcgtagggggatctgcggtatggaaaagtcgcggctgtaaagtgagcgttagaccctttaatcactgactccaaataccagcgggcgcccaaaaccagcgttaggagcctctaacgctggttttgacggctaccgccgaactctaaatctaggcctcaatgtGGTATTGGAAGACAGAGAACAGAATCGCctaaattacaaaatgcatatattaaAGCCAGTTATTGTGTCACTATATATTCTTCTGTGTAATGCTTTTATGCCTCACTTGTTGTAAATGGTGACTGTTTAGTCTATGATGTAATGTAATGCAGCTCATAACAtccatagggtgaccatattgcccctttaaaaagggatacatatgaaaaatacatatgccagggctgttttcagggctattcaaataaatgtttttttataagaatcctgacatatgtatttttcatatgtgtccctttttaaagcggcaatatggtcaccctaactatAGACCATCCTTTCACAGACAACTCTGTACAACTCATTGCATAGCCTCTTACATCTGGCTGCAGATTGCTCTTATAGTTAGCCTCCACTTTTGACTCTGTTCATCCCTTTCACGCCCAAGAGTCTGTATTATAGCAGGATTTTCCTATGATCTCTGATAATAACCCTGGGCTTTTCTTAACCTTTGATGTGTCACATATAGGAGGACTGGCAGAAAGACACCTCCTGAAATTGTCTGCCTTCAAAATGGCACCTAAGGGCTGGTAATTTAATGAAGATCTACATGGGTATATTCACATACTGAAAGGAGAAGTTTAAGAGAGGATAATACTTGTATTATTCTTAGTATTATTTAACGTTAGTGTAACAGGTGTTTTGAGAACGTCTCTATTTTATTTCTAAATAGAATTCTAaaagaaaagcatgttttttttactTACTCTTTCATTTCTGCTATATGGTAAACTTGGGAAATGAATCATGCCATTCATCTTGAACCTAAGGACCAAATAgctggtgtaaaaataaaatactttattttgttttatttttaaacacatttccttATTTAGTATGTGCTTAACTGTTTCAAAGTGTTTAAACACTTAGTCAAAGTTACACTTCTAGAACCGTTGAggataagtagggatgggcgaatgtgtttaacgaatgttattgtagaaatttgatttacataatagaatgttaataaaaacgaatattcttaaaaattctattatcaaatgttacttacagttttcgaatgtgacattcaaatttgaatattacatttataacacACAGTTGTgggctagaaatactattttgaatttgaacgtcatattcaaattcgaatgtcacatttataaaacacagtattagactagaaatactattttgaatttgaatgttccatttgaattcgaatgtcacattcgaatttgaatattacatttataaaacacagtattagactagaaatactattttgaatttgaatgtagtattggaatattacatttattaaacacagttgtcgactagaaatactatttcgaattcgaatattacatttaaaaaacagtaatagactagaaatactattttgaattcaaatgtgacactcGAATGaagcatttgaattcgaatattacatttattaaacacagttgtagactagacatactatttcgattttgaatgttacatttgaattcgaatgtcacattttaaaattgaatgaatacatagctaaacattctattattcgaacaaatattttcgaattttattgaaaaattcaaaaatgaaatttcaaaaatagaatattagaatgttatataaacattcaattcgaacaaatgtatcaaaatttgttttaaattttacattttaagaaacattcgcccatccttattGGTGAATACTTACAGTATGTAAGCCTGCTTTTCATTTGATCAACAGCTATAGCCTCATCTGGAGTGGCACAATGGCACAACTTTGGCCTTCTATGTAACACCATTGTGGGGGTTACACAGacatattagtttaaaaaaaaaaaaagctttgttctgttttttttacactagaatgcccctttaatgattACCACTCATCACCTGTTTAATCAACAGAAACCGCAAAAGACACTTATTGATCACTGTGGTAATTAATACTCAGCCTGTCTTCTGAAAGCAGACAAGGAGCTAGTTTTGCTTCTGGGGATCTGTGATTACGTTTTCTAGAGGCAGTGCTTTGCAGTTGGCTAATTAGCCTTGGGAGCCTTGGAAAATGGAAAATTACAATTTAAAGTTCATTCCCCATCTCTACCATGTCTAATTTCTTTAAATTgcgctttttttgtgtgtgtatgtagtttcAGTTTCCATATGGCCACATTTCAGTGTAGTTAATACAGATGTTTGACTTATTTATTTTCAGTTATTTTCAAATAATGCTATGATTTATGTATTTCTGACCTGCTGCCAGTTGTGTAATAATTTATAGGACCATGCTGAAGTAATATCTTTTAAACTTTGGTTACTGATATAATGACTCATATAATTAAGGGTTTGAATTTATAGGAAATCTCAGAATATTTAACAGCTATCCACACCTATAAAGAAAAGACTGATCATATCCTGAACTGATCCTAAATTGTATATGTACAGCCCTAATTTTGCCCTAGTTACACACGAGTCTTCTGTTTTTCTCGAGGCAATGTAatctttattttagttattttattttaatacagcaTTGGGAAATGTGAGGAATGATGAAATGGCACATAACACAAGGTTAGCAGGAGAATGTAAGCTTATGTTGCATGTAGTGGATTTTGTTCTGATATAGAGCAGTACAAATaaagggacatgcaattttaagagccttcacttttacttctgttatgaaattttcCTCACTCTCATGGCATCCTTtgtttgaaaaacatacctagataggctcaggagcagcagtgcactactggtaactagctggtgattggtggctacagacatatgcctcttgtcattggctcatcagatgtgtttaaTCTCCAGTAGTGcattatgtgtttatttgtttaacttctgcaaaagagttggttatatgcaagcaatagtgcaaacaTAAAATGCTTTAATATATCAGAACATTTTGGTTTTTGCACGTTtgtcctttaaaaagggacagtttactccaaaattagcatttttttaaaaaatacagataatccctttattacccattcctcagtttgcataaccaacacagttatattaatatacttttacctctgtgattaacttgtatctaagcctctgcagatttcacccttatctcagtgctttttacagatttgcattttagccaattagtgttggttgctgcacaactccacgggaatgagcacaatgttatctatatggcacacatgaattagcagtctgttatgtgaaaagctaataaaaaaacatgagataaacaggcagaaatatagaggtttaaaagattataaagtatattaatataacaatgttagttgtgcaaagctgggtaatgggtagtaaaggtgttatctatcttttaaaacaaacattttggagtatgctgtccctttaatctagctgCTTGAACAGAACGGTTGGGGTTGACAGCCACTTAAATTTCAATATTATTTTAGATAAATCTCACTGTGAAAACAAAAACGTTTATTTTTCTCATGCAAAGGTAAAGTTATTCAGAATCCCAATGCAAATAAAAATCAGTATTTCTTACCTTGTGTTACTTAAATTTAGTATCTTACatctgttttattaatttatttgatttattttaggaGTTCAATTTGTTATATGAAGAAGCAAAATACTATCAGCTACATCCCATGGTTAAAGAACTTGAGCGATGGAAGCAGGATAAAGAGCACCGGAAACATTTCCAGCCATGTGACTGTCTGGTTGTGCGAGTTACCCCAGACTTGGGAGAGAGAATTGCTCTCAGTGGAGAGAAAGCTTTGATAGAAGAGATTTTCCCAGAAACTGGAGATGTTATGTGCAACTCAGTTAATGCTGGCTGGAACCAAGACCCAACCCACGTCATTAGATTTCCACTAAATGGTTATTGCAGATTAAACTCTGTGCAGGTAATCCGGATTCTCTCTTAACACTTCTATAATATAGCCAAATGTGTTATCGTgtatatttgtgttattttttgttttttactgttgtgTTCATAGTGTTAAATATTGGTGAGTAATCAACGCCAAAAAATGTCCTAAAATTTGAGTTACTGAACATGCTTGTTGTTTCTCATAGTTCAAGTGGAAATAGAAATATCCCCACCATATAATGTCAGTCAAATTTCCATATTCCAAATTATCTGGAAACAATTTGTCATTTAAGGTTGGGTGGAGCTTCATGTTTTCATAAGCATTTGCAGGACTTTATATACCTcttcttattttgtttttgtgcAAAAGGTTTATATGTTTTGGcggtggggggggggttacatttGAGGCTTAAAACTTTCATTGTAGAAATGTAAAAGAGAAGTTCAGTGAAGTGTGTACAAAATGTTGTTTTTTCTAGAATCTGCTTATTTTTTACAAATTACTCTAGTGTTATTACGTGTCTAGAAAGCTTTTTCATATCAAGCAGTTTAACAATGACAACAATTAGAAAAAATGCATTTAAGATATCAGCTAAAAAAATTGTCAAATAGGAATTAACTAAGGGATTAAGAGCAGTTTCAGGTAAAATTTCAGCACATTCAATAAATACCTGTAGGAAgatgtaaaatagtttttaaacattgACATCCCTTTTTAAGGGTTactgttttaaaattatattgggTCACTGGCCTTCTTTAAATAACATTCTGTCTTATTTCTGTGTTGTGACcgttaacattatttaaaactaggCACAGGATCACATCAGGGTAACATAATTAATCTTTTTTGTAGAAATAGTTATAAAGAATAATTGAATGTTGAGGGGGCCAGTTCTTCAGTGGTCCCACTATGTTCTTCACCTCTTCCAATTTAGGGAACATGTGAAGTGAGAGGATTTTATTGTGGTTGAAAAAAAACACAGGATCAAGCTGTGTTATGAAGAATAAAAGCTCTATCTGTATTTTAATTGCCCAACGTGTTTGACGGTACATCTTTCTGTCTAAATAGCAGTAAAGTTCCAAAAAGAGCGTTTTAATCCTCATAATAGAGCTTGATAATGTGTCTTTGTTTGACCACAATAAAATCcttggactgtaagctaaatagcCGTTGCCCAATCCAAAACTGCTacataaaagtatatatttgtagaattttaaCACCCAAGGGAatttatctagaggtattttgacacttatttttaacccttttatcacCAAAAAACaaccctttattaaaataaaattataaaacaatacactttattcaaataaaatgtattaaaaaactttgttaaaatacatttaacacttttattgtatgtgtttactGTGAGAGAAGGGGAGGGTCCAAAACATGTTTGACATGACTGGCCATCACATTGATCATATGACCATGGGGCAGTTATTTGGCATTACTTGACATACCCTCTTCTCAAGCATCCAATGATTGCTCAGTGAGCCTGAAACTAGGCTCCACTTTAAAGGACCAATTAATACAGtataattgaataattgacaaatacacaataaaaagacaatgcaatagcacttacattGAATTTGACATGAGCAGTAGACTATTTTAtagcaaattttaaagttaatccaattttccctccaaTTGTGtcatctgacagccatcagccaatcacagaatgtatatacgtatatacatacagaaaCAGAAGAATTCTTCCAGGAAAGAACAGTTCAGTAGCTTATTCTCTGGCACTgttcacttttgcacatgctcagtaggagctggggcctcagaaagtgtgcatataaaaagaatgtggacATTTTGATAggggaaatatattggaaagttgttttgttgttttttaaatcacttgttttatctgaatcatgaaactttaattttgactttcacaaCTGGCTGTCAAAttgattaaatacacagtatacaaaTGGCTGTAATTTTTGACTACTCTGCTGTTGCTGGATAGCCTTACATGCAGGCTCccagcaacagcatgagatacACGCTGTAAGGAATACATGGTTGGTATGCTGCTGTGGGGAAAAACAGGTGTACATGGCTTGTGTAGCAAACCACCAAATGGGGACGAGATCTTTCTTCTTAACGTGGAAAGGCAGATACTTAATTGTACCCACTCACAAGAGATATTGAAAAACTGTTGGACTGAACAAATTAGTTAAATCTAAAATTCAACACCACAAAGTGCTAAAATATGCAATTAGAATGCAAA contains:
- the LOC128644007 gene encoding BTB/POZ domain-containing protein kctd15-like, encoding ISRLFNGTETIVLDSLKQHYFIDRDGEIFRYILSFLRTCKLLLPEDFKEFNLLYEEAKYYQLHPMVKELERWKQDKEHRKHFQPCDCLVVRVTPDLGERIALSGEKALIEEIFPETGDVMCNSVNAGWNQDPTHVIRFPLNGYCRLNSVQFKWK